One genomic region from Yarrowia lipolytica chromosome 1C, complete sequence encodes:
- a CDS encoding uncharacterized protein (Compare to YALI0C05511g, weakly similar to uniprot|Q06705 Saccharomyces cerevisiae YLR380w CSR1 weak similarity to SEC14 protein) — MSSSPTSYHTMTSHSTAPTEPLSPERSVSTDMDNSLQSQEHEIPSFQKNVNNHGRLPLTIQPTKGRFDTLTAKQMERLKQLWAVLLKAMNVTQKVIEVGTQTSLPPTRVRSSGGTGADSISSTSTRESEMSSASRKKKHAPEHLANLFLERLEPEEVKQALWHMARTLTPDNLLCRFLRARRWSVPRTCVLLEKAMYWRMKESGLDELQFRGEIGAFRSNDIDYINQYRSKKSYIRGRDKAGRPVIQIYTRRHFKTDQSVKCIKDFTLAVFEASLLMLDDYNDNVTFLFDMTDFTLFNMDYPYMRHLLKMFQIFYPESLGLLLVHNAPWVYEGVYNIIKHWMEPCVTSKFKFTKNLKELSQYIDMDQIPEGMGGTDQWNYEYIEPREHEADKLQDHFGREAALQERSMLTQKVEKNTVEWLQAVPGSEAEGETLDERRVMIDELRDQYWTVDRYIRAVTVSDRLGQIPATRGQVHA, encoded by the coding sequence atgtcttcttctccaacctCGTACCACACCATGACTTCACATTCGACCGCGCCCACGGAGCCGCTGAGCCCCGAGCGCAGTGTGTCCACGGACATGGACAACAGCCTGCAAAGCCAGGAACACGAGATTCCGTCGTTCCAGAAAAACGTCAACAACCACGGCAGACTGCCGTTGACCATCCAGCCCACCAAAGGCAGATTCGACACTCTCACGGCCAAGCAGATGGAACGACTCAAGCAGCTGTGGGCCGTCCTGCTCAAGGCCATGAACGTGACCCAGAAGGTCATCGAGGTGGGCACACAAACGTCGCTGCCTCCCACACGAGTCAGATCAAGTGGGGGCACAGGCGCAGACAGCATTTCATCCACGTCGACACGCGAGTCGGAAATGAGCTCGGCGtccagaaagaagaaacacGCACCCGAACATCTTGCCAACCTGTTTCTAGAACGCCTCGAGCCGGAGGAGGTCAAGCAGGCGCTGTGGCACATGGCTCGAACCCTCACTCCCGACAACCTCTTGTGTCGGTTCCTGCGCGCGCGGCGATGGTCGGTGCCCCGCACATGTGTGCTGCTCGAAAAAGCAATGTACTGGCGCATGAAGGAGTCTGGTctcgacgagctgcagTTCCGGGGCGAGATTGGGGCCTTCAGAAGCAACGATATTGACTACATCAACCAGTACCGGTCAAAAAAGTCGTACATTCGGGGCAGAGACAAGGCGGGCCGTCCCGTCATTCAGATTTACACACGGCGACATTTCAAAACAGACCAGTCAGTCAAGTGTATTAAGGACTTCACTCTGGCCGTGTTTGAGGCGTCTCTGCTCATGTTGGACGATTACAACGACAATGTCACCTTCCTCTTTGACATGACCGACTTTACCCTCTTCAACATGGACTATCCTTACATGAGGCATCTGTTGAAGATGTTCCAGATCTTCTATCCCGAATCTCTGGGTCTACTGCTGGTCCACAATGCACCTTGGGTCTACGAGGGTGTCTACAACATCATCAAGCATTGGATGGAGCCCTGTGTCAcctccaagttcaagttcaCCAAGAACCTCAAAGAGCTGTCACAGTACATTGATATGGACCAGATCCCCGAAGGTATGGGAGGAACGGATCAGTGgaactacgagtacattgagCCTCGAGAGCATGAGGCTGACAAGCTGCAGGACCATTTTggccgagaagctgctctTCAGGAGCGATCCATGCTCACCCAAAAGGTGGAAAAGAACACTGTCGAGTGGCTCCAGGCGGTGCCTGGCAGCGAGGCCGAGGGAGAGACGCTTGATGAGCGACGAGTCATGATCGACGAGCTGAGAGACCAGTATTGGACGGTTGATCGGTACATCCGAGCTGTGACTGTGAGTGATCGGTTAGGTCAAATTCCTGCCACCAGAGGGCAAGTGCATGCTTAA